In Helianthus annuus cultivar XRQ/B chromosome 9, HanXRQr2.0-SUNRISE, whole genome shotgun sequence, the following are encoded in one genomic region:
- the LOC110881374 gene encoding zinc finger CCHC domain-containing protein 9-like has product MACHPTTYDGKIDPIECQRWISNIEAVFIRSRCDKEDQVMFATGQLTHQAKDWWDAHSKEIGEDRLQIMTWQEFKEPFMRYHCPQSAIDKIQEDFLRLRQKNESVNEISNAFMDKMKFCGDFVTTERMKINRFYGVLKAEIREFITPSKCETLDELINLARDREIEIKRQEERGEKRPSERGASSSPSKKGKFQDQGRKDKSKGGITPCKTCGKLHTGECLLGKKGCYKCGKEGHSSYQCPNNPKTCYKCFERGHIKSECPKLQQESKKEDKKQEGSRAKEGCFKSRPKKPSPIRIWSQVSFY; this is encoded by the coding sequence ATGGCATGCCATCCAACAACGTATGACGGTAAAATCGATCCAATCGAATGTCAAAGATGGATTTCAAATATAGAGGCGGTATTTATACGAAGTCGGTGCGATaaggaagatcaagtgatgttcgCTACCGGTCAACTAACCCATcaagcgaaagattggtgggatgcgcACAGTAAGGAAATAGGCGAGGATAGACTTCAAATTATGACTTGGCAAGAGTTCAAGGAGCCCTTCATGAGATATCATTGTCCTCAGTCGGCTATCGACAAGATTCAGGAGGATTTCTTACGCCTCCGGCAGAAAAATGAGTCAGTAAACGAAATATCAAACGCTttcatggataagatgaagttctgtggAGATTTTGTAACGACCGAAAGAATGAAGATCAATCGTTTCTATGGCGTGTTAAAGGCAGAAATTAGAGAGTTCATCACTCCCTCAAAATGTGAAACCCTTGATGAGCTTATTAATTTAGCACGGGATAGAGAgattgaaattaaaagacaagaAGAGCGAGGTGAAAAGAGGCCAAGTGAAAGGGGTGCAAGTTCTAGTCCATCTAAAAAGGGGAAGTTTCAAGATCAAGGAAGGAAGGATAAGTCGAAAGGTGGAATTACTCCTTGCAAGACTTGTGGAAAACTCCATACTGGAGAGTGTTTGTTAGGCAAAAAAGGGTGCTACAAATGCGGTAAGGAGGGGCATTCGTCTTATCAATGCCCGAACAACCCGAAGACTTGTTACAAATGTTTTGAAAGGGGGCATATCAAATCAGAATGCCCAAAACTTCAGCAAGAATCGAAAAAGGAAGATAAGAAGCAAGAAGGTTCTAGGGCTAAGGAAGGATGTTTCAAATCACGTCCGAAGAAGCCAAGTCCCATCCGAATATGGTCTCAGGTATCTTTCTATTAA